Sequence from the Bacillus sp. BGMRC 2118 genome:
CTAGTTGTAGCGTTTAGTACAAAAAATCAAGGAATCCATGATATGTTTGCAGATACAAGTGTCGTGCTGGAACGATTTAGTGATAAAGAATAAGAAAGTAAACCTATTCCATATATTTTCAGGAATAGGTTTATTTTTTTTGTAGTAGGTGATACTGAGTATCGAGCGAGGTGCATCTTGGTGATTTGGCTATATATTGTAGGAGGACTTTTACTATTTATTTTTTTATTATTCATCTCCAAATTACATATTAAAATTTCTTATTCACATAAAAAGGATGACGATCAGCTATCCATAAAGTTTCGGCTATGGTTTATTCGATATACCCTAAACATTCCTTTAATTAGAATAGACCAAGAGACAAATAGTATTGTAGTCGCTAAGAAAAAGGAAAACGAGGAACCTAAATCTAAGCAATTTACTTCTCACGAGATTTTAAACAGTTTCAAAGATACAAAGGAAATTTTACAACATGTTGTATCCCTACATAAGATTGTCCGCAATTTTCTGCGTAAAGTAAGTGTACATAAACTCGAATGGCATACGAACTTTGGGATAGGAGATGCTGCGTTGACAGGAGTTCTGGTCGGAGCAGGCTGGGCTCTAAAAGGAAGTATTGTTGGAATCATTAGTCAATACATGAGACTTAAGGTAATGCCTGAAATGAGCATTACACCTTTATTTCTGCAAGTCTACTCGCAAACTCAATTAACGTGTATCATTTCATTTCGAATCGGGAATGCTATTCTAGCAGGAATTAGAATCGTTAAATTTTGGAAAGGTGGAAAACCAGCACTTCATAATGGCCCATCTATTCTAAAAGCGAAAAATACTGAGAAATCATTGTCGTAGGAGGAGTTAATTATGTCTGATCATCCAATTCAAGGATTAATGCAAACTGCTATGGAAAGCCTAAAGCAGATGATTGATGTAAACACTATTATTGGTGATCCAGTGGAAACACCAGATGGAAGTGTCATCTTAACTGTATCAAAAGTAGGTTTCGGTTTTGCAGCAGGTGGCAGTGAGTTTTCTGTTGAAGGTGGAGGAAAAGGAGAAGAGAAGCCAAAGCTTCCTTTCGGTGGAGGTAGTGGTGGAGGAGTTTCAATCACACCTATTGCCTTCTTAATTGTAAATGCTTCAGGAGTAAAAATGCTTCATTTAGATGAAAGCACACACCTATATGAAAAGATTTTAGAAGTTGCACCACAGGCTGTGGAAAAGATTCAACAAATGTTTAAAAAGAACAGCCAAGACAGTGGGAATAGCAATCAAAAAAATGATAGCCAAAATAAGGATCAAAAAGACCAAAAGCAAAACATTGACTTTTAAATAAGTTAACCTATGAGGTTAACTTATTTTATGTTTGGTGATGCTTTATCGCAAAGGACAGGTAGTTCGCTAAATAAGGATTTGTTCGATGATACCAACAGAATATTGATGATAGCTTGTTAAGGTTCGCTAATAAAACTTTATAAATCGCTAATAATTGCTTGAATTTCGCTAATATATTTCCGAATATCGATCAAGAGTGGAAAGTTTCGCCAGAAAAGTAATGTATTCGCCGTAAGAACACCACATACACATATAGATGTTATAAGCATAACAAAGAAAATAGGGATATAGTTTGTTTTAGACTTAACTAGTAAAGGGAAACTCAAATACGGTTAAATCATTAGGATATCTATCTAGAACAAATTTTCCTGCGAGAGTAAAGTGATTCATATATTTGCAATTCCTTGCTTTTGTGGGTAGAATTGGTATGAATCTAAACAAATACTAGCAAATATTAGGGAGGAATTGTTCATGGCATCTGTTACATTTAAGGGTAATCCAGTTACGTTAGTAGGAAATGAAGTTCGTGTTGGAGATACTGCACCAGATTTCACAGTATTAGCAAATGATTTATCACCAGTTACACTGGCAGATACAAAGGGATCTGTTCGATTAATTAGTGTTGTTCCCTCAGTTGATACAGGAGTCTGTGATGCTCAAACACGTAGATTTAACGAAGAATTAGCAAGTATCAATAATGTGAAAGTTCAAACTATCAGTGTGGACCTTCCGTTTGCTCAAAAACGCTGGTGTGGAGCTAGTGGTTTGGACAATGTAGTAACACTATCAGATCATCGTGATCTTTCCTTTGGGGAAGCATATGGTGTACATATGAAGGAACTACGATTATTAGCAAGAGCAGTATTTGTTGTTGATAGCAATGACAAAGTGACATATGTAGAGTATGTAAGTGAAGGAACAAATCACCCTAATTATGAAGCAGCAATTGAGGCAGTAAAAGCTGCAAAATAAAAGTGATAGAAAGCTATACAATTAGTATTTACGGTTTGCGCCTCGGCTCTCGAGGCGTTTTTTACATAGCGTATAGAGTTTGGATTTTAAAAAAAGTTCCATTACTTATGTAATGGAAACATGAAAATGTACTTGTACATATAATGTTTTTTCGGGGAGGAAGAACAATGGGTATAACAAAGGTAGAGCAGTTATTTACAGTCATTAATCAATCAGCGACATTACTACAGGAAGAACTTCAAATATCGTATCTTGAAGCTGTAGGATTCACTGGAGATAACTTGTTCGAAGGTCAAATTATGCAGGAAGACGTATTACATAATGAGGTTCTTTCTAGACGAATTGAGAATGAGTATAATTCCATAAACATGAAGGAACTCTCGAAGGAAGAAATTCGTAAAGGGTTTCAACTTGCTGTCCTAAAAGGAATGAAAGAAGCCACACAAGCCCATCATCATATGACACCAGATGCTGTTGCTTTGTTTATTGGCTATTTAGTGGACAAACTATCTACTAAAAAGAACAATCTAACTATATTAGACCCTGCTGTCGGAACAGGGAATCTATTAACAGCCGTAATGAATCACATGCCGAACAAAGAGGTACAAGCTTTTGGGGTTGAAATTGATGATCTATTAGTGAAGCTTGCATTCATACAAGCTAACTTACAAGAACATCACATTGAGTTGTTTAAAAAAGATGCTCTTCAAGACTTGTTTATCGATCCTGTTGACCTAGTTGTATGTGATTTACCTGTAGGGTACTATCCAAACGATATCGGAGCTAAGAAATTTGATTTACATCATGAAGAGGGACATTCATTCGCCCACTATTTATTTATTGAGCAAAGTGTTTATTACACAAAGCCAGGAGGAAAACTAATTTTCCTTATTCCTAATTCATTATTTGAAGGGGAACAGGCAGCTAAGTTACATGAATTTATTAAAAAGCATGCTGCGATATTAGGTATGCTTCAATTGCCTTTAACAATGTTTCAAAAAGAGCAGCATGCAAAAAGTATCCTAATTTTACAAAAGCAGGGTCCAGAGGTTAAGTTGCCAAATCAAGCACTATTAGCAGAACTTCCGTCATTTTCAAATATGAAGGCAATGGAAGGCATGGTCCAGAGAATTGATCAATGGTTTGCAACTGAAAATTTAAGTTAACGTGTGGAGTAAACAATAACTTAACAAAAATCCCATATCAATAAATTGAAAGGAGCTAAGTATGCTCCTTTTTCTTTTTGCACATATGAGCATAGGAAATCTCGAATTCACAGCCTTAATTTGTTTCTTAAGCCTTTTCTAAAACGTTTTTATCCCCTAGCCAGTTCCTTAAAAACAGAGGTCAAGCGTACAAAATTGAATTTAAAAAACAGAGATACTGTTCTGAAAATAATTACTTTATCTAGTAAGCGTTGTCAAAAATAATAAACATTGAAAACTTACCTATTCGGTGTTTAAATGATGGTGTTAATGAAAAACCTAAGACAAATACATAATCATGTAAAGAAAGATAAACTAAGGAGTTGTCATACATTTATGTCTAAAATTATAGCAATCAATGCTGGAAGCTCTTCGTTAAAATTTCAATTATTTGAAATGCCTAGTGAAGACGTCGTCACAAAGGGGTTAGTGGAACGAATAGGGTTGCCGGATAGTGTTTTTACAATTACGGTTAATGATGAGAAGATAAAGGAAGTATCAGATATTCCAAATCATGCTGTCGCTGTAAAGTTATTATTAGAGAAACTAACAAGTCTCTCAATTATCAATAGTCTAGATGAAATAAATGGAATTGGTCATCGTGTTGTGCATGGAGGAGAAGAATTTAGTGACAGTGTACAAATTGATGATGAAGTGTTACATAAAATTGATCAGTTATCAGAGCTTGCACCTTTACATAACCCAGCGAATGTAACAGGAATTAAAGCATTTCGTGAAGTATTACCGAATGTTCCTGCGGTGGCGGTCTTTGATACAGCATTTCATCAGACAATGCCGGAAAAGTCATTTTTATACAGTTTACCTTATGAATATTATGAAAAATACGGAATCCGTAAGTATGGGTTCCATGGTACATCACATAAATATGTTTCCCAAAGAGCAGCAGATCTTTTAGGCAGACCGATTGATCAATTACGATTAATCTCATGTCACTTAGGAAATGGAGCCAGTATTGCAGCAATTGAAGCAGGAAAATCAATTGATACATCAATGGGCTTTACACCTCTTGCAGGAGTTGCGATGGGTACGAGATCAGGTAATATTGATCCGGCACTCATTCCATTTATTATGGAAAAGACAGGGAAAACAGCCGATGAAGTATTAACGATATTAAACAATAAAAGTGGAATATTAGGAGTATCTGGTTTTTCTAGTGATCTTCGAGATATCGAACAACAAGCAGCACAAGGAAATGAGAGAGCGGAGTTAGCATTAGAGGTTTTTGCTAGTCGAATTCATAAATATATTGGTTCATATGCAGCCAGAATGTCTGGCGTAGACGCAATCATCTTCACTGCGGGTATTGGTGAAAATAGTGATGTCATTCGTGCAAGAGTACTAAGAGGATTAGAATTCATGGGTGTGTATTGGGACCCTACATTAAATCAAGTACGCGGAGAAGAAGCATTTATTAACTATCCACATTCCCCTGTTAAAGTTTTGATTATACCAACAAATGAAGAGGTTATGATAGCAAGAGATGTAACCCGATTAGCCAGAGTTTAAAGCACGAGGCCCTTGAATAAGGGTCTTTTCTATTTCCTAGGCTCTTTTCTCGTAAACATTGTTGCAAGTAATTATATAAGGTCATCTATAATCGCTCAGGTCAGGGTAATTATTCATTACATTGACGAAAAGATGCCCCGAAACCTTGAAATTAACGTAGTATTCGTCTTATTCGTAAAACAATAATCTTTGCGAAAACAGCCTTTTCCTAAGAGAAAGCTGTTTTTTGAGAGCACCGAGATCACCCTAGTTAACATCTTCTAGGTTATTTTTTCTCAGGCATCAGGGATTTCGATTAATACGGGTAAGTTTTGGGTATTAAAGCCATATGATATACTAATCAATGGTGAAGGAGGGGGTCTTTTGCTTACCAAACGAGAACACCAACTTGTGGAAAGGATTCGCGTATGGGAAAACAAGCTCTACCTTCAGGAAAGAGGTACGAAACATTCCTATGAGAAGTGGGTAGACTCTACTTTTGATAAGCTTCCAGATCGTCAGCAAAAGCTTTTTTTTAGCACACTAGATAATCTATTGTTTCATCTTCATGCAATTATTCAAAGTTCCAGTGTACAAAAAGAGGCAACAGACAGAATCGTAAAATCAGCACAAGCCAATTATCCCTATATTCAGGAAGTGCAAGATTTGAGAGCTCTTCCAGTTGAGAGCTTAATGTATTATGCAGAACAAGAGATTGCCAAGCACCGATTATATTCCTTCGCACAGGGAGGATTAGCAGGTTCAGGTGGGATTTTCTTTATGGCAGCTGATATCCCTATGGTGATTGCAATTAACTTGAGAATTGTGCAATTACTTTCACTCATATACGGATATGAAGTAAATACTCCTTATGAAATGATGACATCATTTAAAGTGTTTCATATCGCAACATTACCAAAGCACTTGCAAGGAAGGGAATGGCGAAGTTTAATTGAAGAAATGAAAGAAAATAATGACACGTATTTTTGGAATGATGATCATGAAGTAATTACAGATAAAACTTGGTTAGGTCTTCCCCTGAAACAAGTTGCGAAAGGCTTGTTTATACTATTAGTAAAAAGAAAATTAATACAAGGTATTCCGTTAGTTGGGATCGGCATAGGAGCGGGAGTCAACTATACATTAACAAAACAAGTAACCGAGTTTGCCCATTACTTTTATCTACTGCGTTACTTAACAGAAAAGGATGACATGTATGAGCGTATTTGAACATAAAAAAGAAGCACCTGCTACAGTCAGGTGTAAAATTATTACTGTAAGTGATACTAGGACAATTGAAACAGATAAAAGTGGAAGCTTAATAAACGAACTACTAGTGGAAGCCGGCCATCACATCATAAAACATGTGATTGTAAAAGATGAGGCTAGTGAAATCCGTGACGAGGTTATTAGTGGAAGTCTGGATGACGAAGTAGAAGTAATCTTGTTAAATGGTGGAACCGGTATTTCTCCAAGAGATGTAACAATTGAAACGATTGTCCCATTATTTGAAAAAGAGATTGTAGGATTTGGTGAAATTTTTCGATACCTAAGCTATACAGAAGATATTGGCACTGCTGCAATGATGTCGCGTGCAGCTGCAGGTACACGAAACCGTACAGGGATTTTTGCAATGCCGGGCTCAACGGGTGCTGTCAGGCTCGCGATGAAAAAGTTAATTTTACCAGAGTTACAACATGTAGCTCGAGAGTTAAAGAAGTAGCTCTAAAGAAAAGAGGCTGGGACATATATATTTCAGTCAATAATAAACCCGAACTATTAGGTGCAAGTTTAATAAATCTTACGCCTAATAATTTGGGTCTTTATTTGTTTTAAGTTGATTTGTTGATTGTTATTTAAAAACCATAGTGGAATGGAGCGAAAGCCACTCGACTCCTGCGGGAGGTAGAGGAAAGGCTGAGACCCCGCAGGCGTAGCTGAGGAGGCTCAGATTCCTCCCCGCGGAAAGCGAGTGGCTGTAGCGCAATGGAACGGACTCTTTCTCTTTCTTCCAACTTAACTCACTAATAAATAATAAAGTTTATGAATAATAATTTAGATATTATTCGTCTTTAAGGAGAGATAAATTAGTTATGTCCCAGCCACTTATTAAAAATGTGTTCTACCCGTTACATTCTGGTTAAGTCGATACCATAGCCATAAGTCATTGATGATAGAAGCCAAGTCAGATATCTCCGAATTCAAGATGCATGATTGTGTAAAATCATCTTCTTCTCCAAGGTGGTGTTGTTTTTCATTAATGATGGATTCAAGCTCTGCTATACGGTCTGGAATCCTTCCACGTATGCTTTCCCAGTTAGCTAATATCTCTTGTTGTTCCAAATCGTTATATTGTTCCCACGATTGTTCAAGATGTGGTAACTCAATTCCAAGGCGCACATCCAATAAAAAGTATTTTGTCATGACTATTCCCCCATATCCCAATACATTCATTCTACACAAAAATCAACAACTTTTCTAATCCCATCTATTTCCGTTAACTGCCTAGCATATCGAGTGCCAGGGCGCAAATAATAATGGAAAGGAGTGATGATCATGGGAAAAGAACAAAAAGATACCTTTACATTTTATTATGATGAGGCAGGAGAAAAGGAAATTATGGACCAAATTACGAATGCTTATCAAAGTGGTTATGATTATACAGTTACCGAGGAACATGATCCGCAGCAAGAAGGGAAGTAAATAGCATGAAAAACAGCTTATCGAAGTGATAAGCTGTTTTTTTTATCTTTTAAATTGCGATGTTCCGTACAACTGGATGTTCTGCCAAGTATGACTGGTATTCCTTGAACTGATTAGGCTGGATGAATATTTGTAGTGCATTGTTTTCATCATTTTTATAATAAATGTATGCAAGTTCATCTAATAGCCATTCTGCTCCTTCAGTAGGTTGAAACATGATAAATTCAAACGTATCTGTATCAGTCTTAGCATGTATAACTAACTCTTTTGAACCGCCACCTAAAGACGTAGATTTCTTAATGAATAAATCCTCAAATTGTATCAAACTTTCTCACCTCCATTTCTATTTTAAAACAAAACTCGTTTAGTTTTAACTTATATGTGATGGAATTATTTACAACTGCATATTTATCCCTCAGCTCCGATAAAAATTTAGAACTAATCAATAATTTAACATATGGAGGTCCGGTTGTAATGATAAAAATTCGAAGGAAAAAAAGTTCTTTAGCGAACAAAGTACTTATTTTTATATCTTTTATGATTCTTTTTGTTCTAGCAAATGTCATCACTTCTTTTTTATTAGCCTCAAAAATGAGTTCTCAGGTAGAGGAGATTCAGTCAATAGATCAAAAATATATGTTAGCATCAGAAGCAGCATATAAAAGCTTTATGACAATAGATGATAATACTTTATTTTTAACCGCTACTCCTGAAAACACAGACCCTGAGATCCTTCAATTAACTTTTGATGCAATTTATCAGTCACAAGAGGATTTGAAGAAGTCACTGGAAGATCTAAAATCTGTAGCAGTTCACTTAACAAATTCAGATAATACAGATATCAATAATACAATTGAAGCAGCAAATAATTATTTAACATTTAATGAGAAAGTCATGAAAGCTTCAGAAGTTGACCGTAAAAAGGGATATCATTATATGTATGAAACAGACGAAGAAGCGAATGTTTTCTTTCCTTTATCTGACGCATTAAATAAGTTAACAGCAAACGCAGAAAAAAAGATGAATCTTCATGCAGAAAGTACAATAAGCTTTGGGAATATACAGAAAATCACAGTTGCGATCCTAGGATTTTTAACTGTAGTAATTGCAATAGGTATTACATTATTTATTCGCAATGCAATTAAACCTTTAAGTATGGTTGCAGCAAAATTGAAAACAGTAGGCGAAGGAAACTTTACAGAAGAGGATATCCATGTAAGTTCATCAGATGAAATTGGAGAAATTGCTGAAGCTACAAATTCTATGAAGAATAACCTTAGACAAGTAATTGGTAAAGTAGGCGCACACGCTGAACATGTTGCATCCTCATCCGAACAATTAAGTGCAAGTGCCGAACAAACATCATCAGCAACTAATCATATTGCAAGTGTAATTACTGAGGTTACAGTAGGTACAGAGGAACAAGCTCATAATACGAAAACAGGTTTAAACCTGCTTCAAGAGGTAGCTACAAAGTTAGGACAAGTAACAGAGAATGCTGAAGAATCTGTGCAGTATACAGAAAAAGCCACAATTAAAACTGATGAGGGACAATCTTCAATTAGCCAGGTTATGGAACAAATGAGCTCAATGAACATAACAACTCAAAATTTGACTAATATTGTGAAAGACTTAGGAGCTCACTCTACTGAAATAGGAGAAATTGTAAACGTAATACAATCAATTTCCTCGCAAACAAACCTACTAGCACTAAATGCTGCAATTGAAGCAGCAAGGGCAGGCGAATCAGGAAAAGGGTTTGCAGTCGTAGCCGAAGAAGTACGAAAACTAGCAGAACAATCAAGTAAATCGACAGAACAGGTATTACAATTAGTGACTGCAATTCAAACAAAAACAATTGAGGCTATGCAGGCTGCAGAAACTACGAATAAAGAGGTATCTTCTGGAATTCAAACTGTGAAAACAGCTAATAGTGCATTTGGAGAAATTCAAGTAACTGTAAATGAGGTAAAGGGACGAATTAATGAAGTAGCTACTTCAGTTAAGGATATGTCTGAACAATCCAAACTACTTGTAGAATCAATCGAGGCAATTGCTGAAGTCGCTGCAACTACATCCGAAAGTACCCAAAATGTATCAGCAGCAACGGAGGAACAACTTGCTTCTATGGAAGAAATTTCAGTTTCTGCTACGTCGCTTTCACAACTAGCAGAAGAACTTTTACGCGACGTTTCAAGATTTCGTATATAAAAAATAAATCTTGTACAAGATCCCTTTTAATTACAAATAACTAACAGAGCTTCCACCGCTTTTTGGGAAGCTCTGTCACTATTTAAGACTATTATTTATAGGAATAATAACAATCTATGCGAAAATAACTCTCGATTTAATAAAGACATACCAATTAACTATTATCATATTCCTTTTGCTTCATTTTAGGTTTTTTAATAAGAAGGATTATAGAAGTAATATAGGCACCGCCTAGTATAGTTACGATAATCCATGCAATAATTTCTAAGTTTGTCACTGGAGTACCTCCTTAATCATATTTACGACCTTAAAAAAGGGTGTAAAAGTAATATATGATGAAGGGGTATAAGATAGAACAAGGCTCTTTTCTAAAACTTTGTTGCTTTTAGTACAATTATTCTGGGTGTACAACCAGTTTTAGAAGAAAACTGAGGCTGAATTAGAAGAGAGCAACTCTCTTTATGTATACTAGTGACTAGATACTATGGTAAAAATCTGGGTTTTGGGATTTTTACGAAAGCAACAATTTATATACGAAAACAGCCTAGAACAAAAAAAGAGGCAGACAGGCTGCCTCTTTTAGAAGAATAAATTTAATATAAAGTAAATTAAACCAGCTAACGTAGCTGAAATGGGAAGTGTAATGACCCATGTAATTAACATCCGTTGAGCAGTTCCCCACTTTACCCCTTTTAAACGGTGAGCAGATCCTACCCCTAAAATTGAGGAGGAAATAACGTGTGTGGTACTAACTGGAACATGGATAAACGTAGCTCCAAAGATAACAGCTGCACCGGTTAAATCAGCAGCAACTCCGTTTACTGGACGTATCTTCATTATCTTACCACCAACAGTTTTAATGATTTTCCAACCACCTACTGAAGTCCCAAGACCCATTGCAAGTGCACAAGATACTTGTACCCATGTTTGAATGTCATCATTTGACTGAAATCCGTTAACGATTAGAGCCATTGTGATGATACCCATAGCCTTTTGAGCATCGTTTGTACCATGAGTATAGGATTGCAAAGCAGCAGTTAAAATTTGAAGAAATCTAAAGTTACGGTTTGTCTTAGATAAGTTATTATTTTTAAACACTATTTTAAAGATACTATAAACGATATATCCTACAACGAATGCTAGTACTGGTGATATTAATAATGCCTGGATAATCTTTAAGAATCCAGAATAGTGCAATGCACCAAAACCTGCAGAAGCAATGGCTGCCCCAGCTATAGAACCAATTAAAGCATGTGATGAACTACTTGGAATTCCGTAATACCAAGTAATTAAGTTCCAGGCAATGGCTGCCAACAAGGCAGACAAGATAACTACGGAACCATTATCAAGTGTAAATGGATCGACAATATCCTTCGTAATGGTTTTGGCAACACCAGTGAAAGATAGTGCTCCAACAAAGTTCATGACAGCTGCAAGAATAATTGCATGTCTTGGTTTTAAAGCTTTTGTTGATACAGAAGTTGCGATAGAGTTGGCTGTATCATGGAAGCCATTTATAAAATCAAATGCAAGTGCTCCAATAACGATTAATATAGTTAAAATAAGAATTGTATCCATGAATAAGCTCCTTACGCATTCTTCATTATAATTGTTTCAAGCGTGTTCGCGACTTTTTGACAATAGTCTGCGATTTCTTCTAATTCCTCATAAATTTCTTTATATTGGATAATGCGAATAGGATCTTTCTCAACATGGAATAAATGTTTGATTGCCTGACGCAGGATACCATCACATTTTGATTCTAAGTCTTTAATCTTGATTGAGTGCTCACGAATCTCGAGTAATTTCTTTGATGCAAGTAATTCAACAGCTAATACAATCTCATCAGCACAGCTACGGATTGCTTCTACAAACTTTAACATGAATTCATCTGCCTGAGTGATGGAATACATTTCGAACATTGCTGAAGTGTGCTCTAAACCATCTAAAACATCGTCCATGCTCATGGCTAAAGCTAAAATATCCTCACGTTCAATTGGTGTAATAAACGCATTGTTAAGGTCTTTAATTACTTCGTGAACGAGAGAATCACCTTTTGTCTCAATCTCTTTCATTTTTTCGGAAAAGATTTTGAGGTCTCCTACATTGTTCAATTTATAATCTGCGAAGAAGTTTGCACCTTCTTTGAGGTTCACTGAGATTTCACTTAGATGAATTGCAAACTTGTCTTTCTTCTTAAAAGCCATGAATAATACCCCCGAATAAATGATCTAATTTTTTACAAGGCACGTAAAACTTCTATTATGTATGTTGCCCAGTTAAATTGAATTTAGCAAACGAAATAATCATAACTCAAAATTCATATTACGAATAGAGTTATGATGAAAAATTTACAAATTCTTAACATTATATCGGTATATAATTTTACAAACTTTACAAACGATTCATATTCATGATGATTTTTCCCTTTTTTTAGGCTGTTTTCGTATAGAATGTTGCTTTCTCATAAAAATCCCAAAAGCCGGATTTTTACCTTAGTATCTAGGTACTTCTATACATAAAGAAAGTTGCTCTTTTCTAATCGAACCTCGTTTTGCTTCTAAAACAGGTTGTACACACAGAATAAGTGTACGAATAGCAACAAAGCTTTAGAAAAGAGCCTTTTTTTATCGTGTTTTACTAATAATTGGAATATAATAGTTGAAAAGTGTAAAGGGGAATGAGCTTGCTTAATGGTGTGGAAATTTTAGAAGTTACTCAAATTCAGAATGTGAAGGCAGAATTAAGCAGACTATTAATTCAGGTAGTAGAAGATGGGGCATCCATCGGATTCATGCCGCCGCTTTCTTTAAGTGTTTCGATGGAGTATTGG
This genomic interval carries:
- a CDS encoding DUF2953 domain-containing protein, coding for MIWLYIVGGLLLFIFLLFISKLHIKISYSHKKDDDQLSIKFRLWFIRYTLNIPLIRIDQETNSIVVAKKKENEEPKSKQFTSHEILNSFKDTKEILQHVVSLHKIVRNFLRKVSVHKLEWHTNFGIGDAALTGVLVGAGWALKGSIVGIISQYMRLKVMPEMSITPLFLQVYSQTQLTCIISFRIGNAILAGIRIVKFWKGGKPALHNGPSILKAKNTEKSLS
- the ytfJ gene encoding sporulation protein YtfJ; its protein translation is MSDHPIQGLMQTAMESLKQMIDVNTIIGDPVETPDGSVILTVSKVGFGFAAGGSEFSVEGGGKGEEKPKLPFGGGSGGGVSITPIAFLIVNASGVKMLHLDESTHLYEKILEVAPQAVEKIQQMFKKNSQDSGNSNQKNDSQNKDQKDQKQNIDF
- a CDS encoding thiol peroxidase, giving the protein MASVTFKGNPVTLVGNEVRVGDTAPDFTVLANDLSPVTLADTKGSVRLISVVPSVDTGVCDAQTRRFNEELASINNVKVQTISVDLPFAQKRWCGASGLDNVVTLSDHRDLSFGEAYGVHMKELRLLARAVFVVDSNDKVTYVEYVSEGTNHPNYEAAIEAVKAAK
- a CDS encoding class I SAM-dependent methyltransferase; this encodes MGITKVEQLFTVINQSATLLQEELQISYLEAVGFTGDNLFEGQIMQEDVLHNEVLSRRIENEYNSINMKELSKEEIRKGFQLAVLKGMKEATQAHHHMTPDAVALFIGYLVDKLSTKKNNLTILDPAVGTGNLLTAVMNHMPNKEVQAFGVEIDDLLVKLAFIQANLQEHHIELFKKDALQDLFIDPVDLVVCDLPVGYYPNDIGAKKFDLHHEEGHSFAHYLFIEQSVYYTKPGGKLIFLIPNSLFEGEQAAKLHEFIKKHAAILGMLQLPLTMFQKEQHAKSILILQKQGPEVKLPNQALLAELPSFSNMKAMEGMVQRIDQWFATENLS
- a CDS encoding acetate kinase, giving the protein MSKIIAINAGSSSLKFQLFEMPSEDVVTKGLVERIGLPDSVFTITVNDEKIKEVSDIPNHAVAVKLLLEKLTSLSIINSLDEINGIGHRVVHGGEEFSDSVQIDDEVLHKIDQLSELAPLHNPANVTGIKAFREVLPNVPAVAVFDTAFHQTMPEKSFLYSLPYEYYEKYGIRKYGFHGTSHKYVSQRAADLLGRPIDQLRLISCHLGNGASIAAIEAGKSIDTSMGFTPLAGVAMGTRSGNIDPALIPFIMEKTGKTADEVLTILNNKSGILGVSGFSSDLRDIEQQAAQGNERAELALEVFASRIHKYIGSYAARMSGVDAIIFTAGIGENSDVIRARVLRGLEFMGVYWDPTLNQVRGEEAFINYPHSPVKVLIIPTNEEVMIARDVTRLARV
- a CDS encoding EcsC family protein; its protein translation is MFSQASGISINTGKFWVLKPYDILINGEGGGLLLTKREHQLVERIRVWENKLYLQERGTKHSYEKWVDSTFDKLPDRQQKLFFSTLDNLLFHLHAIIQSSSVQKEATDRIVKSAQANYPYIQEVQDLRALPVESLMYYAEQEIAKHRLYSFAQGGLAGSGGIFFMAADIPMVIAINLRIVQLLSLIYGYEVNTPYEMMTSFKVFHIATLPKHLQGREWRSLIEEMKENNDTYFWNDDHEVITDKTWLGLPLKQVAKGLFILLVKRKLIQGIPLVGIGIGAGVNYTLTKQVTEFAHYFYLLRYLTEKDDMYERI
- a CDS encoding molybdenum cofactor biosynthesis protein MoaB; the protein is MSVFEHKKEAPATVRCKIITVSDTRTIETDKSGSLINELLVEAGHHIIKHVIVKDEASEIRDEVISGSLDDEVEVILLNGGTGISPRDVTIETIVPLFEKEIVGFGEIFRYLSYTEDIGTAAMMSRAAAGTRNRTGIFAMPGSTGAVRLAMKKLILPELQHVARELKK
- a CDS encoding HAMP domain-containing protein; this translates as MMELFTTAYLSLSSDKNLELINNLTYGGPVVMIKIRRKKSSLANKVLIFISFMILFVLANVITSFLLASKMSSQVEEIQSIDQKYMLASEAAYKSFMTIDDNTLFLTATPENTDPEILQLTFDAIYQSQEDLKKSLEDLKSVAVHLTNSDNTDINNTIEAANNYLTFNEKVMKASEVDRKKGYHYMYETDEEANVFFPLSDALNKLTANAEKKMNLHAESTISFGNIQKITVAILGFLTVVIAIGITLFIRNAIKPLSMVAAKLKTVGEGNFTEEDIHVSSSDEIGEIAEATNSMKNNLRQVIGKVGAHAEHVASSSEQLSASAEQTSSATNHIASVITEVTVGTEEQAHNTKTGLNLLQEVATKLGQVTENAEESVQYTEKATIKTDEGQSSISQVMEQMSSMNITTQNLTNIVKDLGAHSTEIGEIVNVIQSISSQTNLLALNAAIEAARAGESGKGFAVVAEEVRKLAEQSSKSTEQVLQLVTAIQTKTIEAMQAAETTNKEVSSGIQTVKTANSAFGEIQVTVNEVKGRINEVATSVKDMSEQSKLLVESIEAIAEVAATTSESTQNVSAATEEQLASMEEISVSATSLSQLAEELLRDVSRFRI
- a CDS encoding inorganic phosphate transporter, giving the protein MDTILILTILIVIGALAFDFINGFHDTANSIATSVSTKALKPRHAIILAAVMNFVGALSFTGVAKTITKDIVDPFTLDNGSVVILSALLAAIAWNLITWYYGIPSSSSHALIGSIAGAAIASAGFGALHYSGFLKIIQALLISPVLAFVVGYIVYSIFKIVFKNNNLSKTNRNFRFLQILTAALQSYTHGTNDAQKAMGIITMALIVNGFQSNDDIQTWVQVSCALAMGLGTSVGGWKIIKTVGGKIMKIRPVNGVAADLTGAAVIFGATFIHVPVSTTHVISSSILGVGSAHRLKGVKWGTAQRMLITWVITLPISATLAGLIYFILNLFF